A window of Eikenella corrodens contains these coding sequences:
- the ppsA gene encoding phosphoenolpyruvate synthase, producing MSGKNVIWFENLRMTDVEQVGGKNASLGEMISQLAEKGVRVPGGFATTAEAYRAFLSHNGLNERISAALAGLDVDDVAELARVGAQIRQWILETPFPAELEADIKAAWDKLVADAGTDQISVAVRSSATAEDLPDASFAGQQETFLNIQGLENVKEAMHHVFASLYNDRAISYRVHKGFEHDVVALSAGVQRMVRSDSGASGVMFTMDTESGFDQVVFVTASYGLGETVVQGAVNPDEFYVHKPTLRAGRPAVLRKTMGSKLIKMVFTDTAETGKSVQVVDVDEAERKRFSISNEEITELAKYALIIEEHYGRPMDIEWGRDGLDGKLYILQARPETVKSQEERNSTLRRYRIENKSAVLCEGRAIGQKIGQGTVRLIKSAAEMDQVQPGDVLVTDMTDPDWEPVMKRASAIVTNRGGRTCHAAIIARELGIPAVVGCGDATDVLAHGQSVTVSCAEGDTGLIYDGLLKVEVIDLALDNMPASPVKIMMNVGNPELSFGFANLPSEGIGLARMEFIINRQIGIHPRALLEFDRQDAELQAQINERIAGYASPVDFYVDKLAEGIATIAASAYPKKVIVRMSDFKSNEYANLLGGNIYEPHEENPMLGYRGAARYISPDFKECFALECRALKYVRDEMGLTNVEIMIPFVRTLHEAEAVVKALKENGLERGKNGLRLIMMCELPTNAILAEQYLKYFDGFSIGSNDMTQLTIGVDRDSGGPIAGTFDERDPAVKVMLHLAIKACRKLNKYIGICGQGPSDHPDFAKWLVEQGIETISLNPDTVIETWLYLAKELPPKQ from the coding sequence ATGTCTGGCAAGAATGTAATCTGGTTTGAAAATCTGCGTATGACCGACGTGGAACAGGTGGGCGGCAAAAACGCCTCCTTGGGCGAAATGATCAGCCAGCTGGCTGAAAAAGGCGTGCGCGTGCCCGGCGGCTTTGCCACCACGGCCGAAGCCTACCGCGCATTTTTGTCGCACAACGGCCTGAATGAGCGCATTTCCGCCGCGCTGGCCGGGCTGGATGTAGACGACGTGGCCGAGCTGGCACGCGTGGGCGCGCAAATCCGCCAATGGATTTTGGAAACGCCCTTCCCCGCCGAGTTGGAAGCCGACATCAAAGCCGCATGGGACAAACTGGTGGCCGATGCGGGCACCGACCAAATTTCCGTGGCCGTGCGCTCTTCCGCCACCGCCGAAGACTTGCCCGACGCCTCCTTTGCCGGACAACAGGAAACCTTCCTGAATATCCAAGGCTTGGAAAACGTGAAAGAAGCGATGCACCATGTGTTTGCCTCGCTCTATAACGACCGCGCCATCTCCTACCGCGTGCACAAAGGCTTCGAGCACGACGTGGTGGCCCTCTCCGCCGGCGTGCAGCGCATGGTGCGCTCCGACAGCGGCGCTTCCGGCGTGATGTTCACTATGGACACCGAGTCCGGCTTCGACCAAGTGGTGTTCGTAACCGCCTCCTACGGCCTGGGCGAAACCGTGGTGCAAGGCGCGGTAAACCCCGACGAATTCTACGTGCACAAGCCCACCCTGCGCGCCGGCCGCCCCGCCGTCCTGCGCAAAACCATGGGCTCCAAACTGATTAAAATGGTGTTCACAGATACCGCCGAAACCGGCAAATCCGTACAGGTGGTGGACGTGGACGAAGCCGAACGCAAACGCTTCTCCATCAGCAACGAAGAAATCACCGAATTGGCCAAATACGCGCTGATTATTGAAGAACACTACGGCCGCCCGATGGACATCGAATGGGGTCGCGACGGCTTGGACGGCAAGCTCTACATCCTGCAGGCCCGCCCCGAAACCGTGAAATCGCAAGAAGAACGCAACAGCACCCTGCGCCGCTACCGTATCGAAAACAAATCCGCCGTATTGTGCGAAGGCCGCGCCATCGGCCAGAAAATCGGCCAGGGCACCGTGCGCCTGATTAAAAGCGCAGCCGAAATGGACCAAGTGCAGCCCGGCGACGTATTGGTAACCGACATGACCGACCCGGATTGGGAACCGGTGATGAAACGCGCCTCCGCCATCGTGACCAACCGCGGCGGCCGCACCTGCCACGCTGCCATTATCGCCCGCGAATTGGGCATTCCGGCGGTAGTGGGCTGCGGCGATGCCACCGATGTGCTCGCCCACGGCCAAAGCGTAACCGTATCCTGCGCCGAGGGCGACACCGGCCTGATTTACGACGGCCTGCTGAAAGTGGAAGTGATTGATTTGGCGCTGGACAACATGCCTGCTTCGCCGGTGAAAATCATGATGAACGTGGGCAACCCCGAGCTCTCCTTCGGCTTTGCCAACCTGCCCAGCGAGGGCATCGGCTTGGCACGCATGGAATTCATCATCAACCGCCAAATCGGCATCCACCCGCGCGCCCTGCTCGAATTCGACCGCCAGGATGCCGAACTGCAGGCGCAGATTAACGAGCGCATCGCCGGCTACGCCTCACCGGTGGATTTCTACGTGGACAAACTGGCCGAAGGCATCGCCACCATCGCCGCCTCCGCCTACCCGAAAAAGGTAATCGTGCGGATGTCCGACTTCAAATCCAACGAATACGCCAACCTGCTTGGCGGCAATATCTACGAGCCGCACGAAGAAAACCCCATGCTCGGCTACCGTGGCGCCGCCCGCTACATTTCGCCCGACTTCAAAGAGTGCTTCGCGCTCGAATGCCGCGCCCTGAAATACGTGCGCGACGAAATGGGGCTCACCAACGTGGAAATCATGATTCCCTTCGTGCGCACCCTGCATGAAGCCGAAGCCGTGGTGAAAGCACTGAAAGAAAACGGCCTGGAGCGTGGCAAAAACGGCCTGCGCCTGATTATGATGTGCGAACTGCCCACCAACGCCATCCTGGCCGAACAGTATCTGAAATACTTCGACGGCTTCTCCATCGGCTCCAACGACATGACCCAGCTCACCATCGGCGTAGACCGCGACAGCGGCGGCCCGATTGCCGGCACCTTCGACGAGCGCGATCCGGCGGTGAAAGTGATGCTGCACCTGGCCATCAAAGCCTGCCGCAAGCTGAACAAATACATCGGCATCTGCGGCCAAGGCCCGTCCGACCACCCCGACTTCGCCAAATGGCTGGTTGAACAAGGCATCGAAACCATTTCGTTGAACCCGGATACCGTGATTGAAACCTGGCTCTATCTGGCCAAAGAGCTGCCGCCCAAGCAGTAA
- a CDS encoding TerC/Alx family metal homeostasis membrane protein, protein MTTHLGFPPETVAVFVVLSVGAIAIDLFAHRSDKPMSLKSAALWSVFWIAVSLAFGGYLWFHHGSETASLFFTGYALEKVLSVDNLFVIMAVFSWFKIPEAYRHRVLYWGIIGAIVFRMVFVAIGTGLMALGPYVELVFAAVVGWTGIMMLRRDEEEEANEDYSEHLAYRWVHRFFPVWPRLHGHNFFLRSHGLTEACRQNPDVHLEPAGEDLKHPEQNLPQPVKKGALVATPLFLCLAIIEISDVMFAFDSVPAVIAVSKEPLIVYSAMMFAILGLRTMYFVLEALRGYLVHLEKAVVALLFFIAAKLALSASAHLFQHGYEISPNASLAVVLAVLALGVAASFVFPEKSKTDEPDKQP, encoded by the coding sequence ATGACCACCCATTTAGGTTTTCCGCCGGAAACTGTTGCCGTTTTCGTTGTCCTCTCCGTGGGCGCGATTGCCATCGATCTGTTTGCCCACCGCAGCGACAAGCCCATGTCGCTCAAAAGCGCCGCGCTGTGGTCGGTGTTTTGGATTGCGGTATCGCTGGCATTCGGCGGCTATTTGTGGTTCCACCACGGCAGCGAGACGGCCAGCCTGTTTTTCACCGGTTATGCGCTGGAAAAAGTGCTGTCGGTGGACAACCTATTCGTGATTATGGCCGTGTTTTCCTGGTTTAAAATCCCGGAGGCCTACCGCCACCGCGTGCTGTATTGGGGCATCATCGGCGCGATTGTGTTCCGCATGGTGTTCGTGGCTATCGGCACCGGCCTGATGGCGCTGGGGCCTTATGTAGAGCTCGTGTTTGCCGCGGTGGTGGGCTGGACGGGCATCATGATGCTGCGCCGCGATGAAGAGGAAGAAGCCAATGAAGACTACTCCGAACACCTGGCCTACCGCTGGGTGCACCGTTTCTTCCCGGTATGGCCGCGCCTCCACGGGCACAATTTCTTCCTGCGCAGCCACGGGCTCACCGAAGCCTGCCGCCAAAATCCCGACGTGCACCTCGAGCCGGCCGGCGAAGACCTGAAACACCCGGAGCAGAACCTCCCGCAGCCGGTGAAAAAAGGCGCACTGGTGGCCACGCCGCTGTTTTTGTGTTTGGCCATTATCGAGATTTCCGACGTGATGTTTGCCTTCGACAGCGTGCCGGCGGTGATTGCCGTATCCAAAGAGCCGCTGATTGTGTACAGTGCCATGATGTTCGCCATCCTCGGCCTGCGCACCATGTATTTCGTACTCGAAGCCCTGCGCGGCTATTTGGTGCACCTGGAAAAAGCCGTGGTGGCGCTGCTGTTCTTTATCGCGGCGAAGCTGGCGCTTTCCGCCTCCGCGCACCTGTTCCAACACGGCTACGAAATTTCGCCCAACGCCTCGCTGGCAGTGGTGCTGGCGGTGCTGGCCTTGGGCGTGGCCGCCTCTTTCGTGTTCCCGGAAAAAAGCAAAACAGACGAGCCAGACAAACAGCCGTAA
- the dcd gene encoding dCTP deaminase, producing the protein MSIKSDKWIRRMAEQHGMIEPFEPNQIKEHDGRRIISYGTSSYGYDIRCANEFKIFTNINSTIVDPKNFDPKNFVTVEDDCCIIPPNSFALARTVEYFRIPRNVLTVCLGKSTYARCGIIVNVTPFEPEWEGYVTLEFSNTTPLPAKIYAGEGVAQVLFFESDEICETSYKDRKGKYMGQTGVTLPKA; encoded by the coding sequence ATGAGCATCAAATCCGACAAATGGATACGCCGCATGGCCGAACAGCACGGCATGATTGAGCCGTTTGAGCCCAACCAAATCAAAGAACACGACGGCCGCCGCATCATTTCCTACGGCACGTCCAGCTACGGCTACGACATCCGTTGCGCCAACGAATTCAAAATCTTCACCAACATCAACAGCACCATCGTCGATCCCAAAAACTTTGACCCGAAAAACTTCGTGACCGTGGAAGACGACTGCTGCATCATCCCGCCGAACTCCTTCGCGCTGGCACGCACGGTGGAATATTTCCGCATCCCGCGCAACGTGCTTACCGTGTGCCTGGGCAAATCTACTTATGCGCGCTGCGGCATCATCGTGAACGTAACCCCGTTCGAGCCGGAATGGGAAGGCTATGTAACGCTGGAATTTTCCAACACCACGCCGCTGCCCGCCAAAATCTATGCCGGCGAAGGCGTGGCGCAGGTGCTGTTTTTTGAAAGCGATGAAATCTGCGAAACATCCTACAAAGACCGCAAAGGTAAATACATGGGGCAAACCGGCGTTACCCTGCCCAAGGCGTAA
- a CDS encoding surface-adhesin E family protein — protein MKNRILLALLLLSGSLHAQGETDEPGFIKIVQRANPLYWGVQGITSVPGKPNTITYPLVTNIITDQPGYPSIKGQSIVMTVEINCQTGQGRAYGMRVHSQHFGRGQLVRNFTATDGEETINLPELYKQPNTSIYLVSTAIACQTVGKPLAGDPEILRDILNGRGRSTSPWQ, from the coding sequence ATGAAGAACAGGATATTGTTAGCCTTACTGCTACTCTCAGGCAGCCTGCATGCCCAAGGAGAAACTGACGAACCGGGCTTTATCAAAATCGTACAACGGGCAAACCCGTTATATTGGGGTGTGCAAGGCATTACTTCTGTGCCCGGCAAACCGAACACAATCACCTATCCGCTGGTTACTAATATCATTACAGATCAGCCGGGCTACCCCTCAATTAAAGGGCAGTCAATCGTGATGACCGTAGAAATAAACTGCCAAACCGGGCAGGGGCGGGCATATGGTATGCGGGTACATAGCCAACATTTTGGACGTGGGCAGCTAGTGCGCAACTTTACCGCCACAGATGGGGAGGAAACTATTAACCTGCCCGAATTATACAAACAGCCAAATACTTCTATTTATTTGGTTAGCACCGCCATTGCCTGTCAAACGGTTGGCAAACCGCTTGCCGGCGATCCCGAAATCCTGCGGGATATTTTGAATGGACGTGGCAGAAGCACTTCGCCTTGGCAATAA
- a CDS encoding surface-adhesin E family protein: MMWKSALLALLLFSGSLYAQGQPNHQPGFEQIKEGDNPVYISTIGVTEIPEKPDVVTYPLISNITADIPGFSLAKGSSVVVTMEMNCRTGQGKTYGMKMYSEHFGRGRLTHDFTGLQWERDASLPNLHSQPAITTYLLAAVVACSTVGKPLGGTPDVLQNIQDIIEREQAANRVRHRQ; encoded by the coding sequence ATGATGTGGAAAAGTGCTTTACTGGCTTTACTGCTGTTTTCAGGTAGCCTGTATGCCCAAGGGCAACCCAACCACCAGCCCGGTTTCGAACAGATAAAAGAGGGGGATAACCCCGTGTATATAAGCACTATCGGGGTGACGGAAATACCGGAGAAACCAGATGTGGTTACTTATCCGTTAATTTCCAACATCACAGCGGATATTCCCGGCTTCAGCCTAGCTAAAGGCTCTTCCGTGGTGGTTACAATGGAGATGAACTGTCGTACAGGACAGGGTAAGACATATGGTATGAAAATGTATAGCGAGCATTTCGGCCGGGGCAGGCTGACACATGATTTTACTGGTTTACAGTGGGAGCGAGATGCCAGCTTGCCCAATTTGCACAGCCAACCAGCTATTACTACCTATCTGCTGGCTGCTGTTGTGGCCTGTTCCACAGTAGGGAAGCCGCTTGGTGGTACACCTGATGTGCTCCAAAATATTCAAGATATTATCGAACGCGAACAAGCTGCAAACCGGGTTCGCCATAGGCAATAA
- a CDS encoding recombination-associated protein RdgC, with amino-acid sequence MWFKQVSFYPLNKDKLPDLETLSAKLQEAEFAPPQGLDWFGEGFAPPEGFSPELVFPADFTWSVALKKSEKVLPAGVIREILDDKIAEIQEAEARTVGRKEKQELKEQITDDLLPRAFTRSSRTQAVCDTRSGFLLVNQASATRAENLLAKLREALGGLEAKLPNTKQSPSSLMTEWLLQGACGGGFELDDMCELKGTGDAAPTVRVSKQDLTADEVVQHVKTGKTVTQLGLVWREQIAFVLTQDFTLKRIQYLDVLQEEAESHGDDAASLAFASQILMAEALSALLQELVSLLGGWQE; translated from the coding sequence ATGTGGTTTAAACAAGTTAGCTTTTACCCCCTCAACAAAGACAAACTGCCGGATTTGGAAACCCTGTCCGCCAAATTGCAAGAGGCCGAATTTGCCCCGCCGCAGGGTTTGGACTGGTTTGGCGAAGGCTTTGCCCCGCCGGAAGGGTTTTCGCCGGAATTGGTGTTCCCCGCCGATTTCACCTGGAGCGTGGCGCTGAAAAAATCCGAAAAAGTGCTGCCCGCTGGCGTAATCCGCGAGATTTTGGACGATAAAATCGCCGAAATCCAAGAAGCTGAAGCGCGCACCGTGGGGCGTAAAGAAAAGCAGGAGCTCAAAGAACAGATTACGGACGACCTGTTGCCCCGCGCCTTTACCCGCAGCAGCAGAACGCAGGCCGTGTGCGACACGCGCAGCGGCTTCCTGCTGGTAAACCAAGCCTCGGCCACCCGTGCGGAAAATCTGCTGGCCAAGCTGCGTGAAGCCTTGGGCGGGCTCGAAGCCAAACTGCCGAACACCAAACAATCGCCCTCTTCGCTGATGACCGAATGGCTGCTGCAAGGTGCTTGCGGCGGCGGTTTTGAGTTGGATGATATGTGCGAACTCAAAGGCACGGGCGATGCCGCGCCCACCGTGCGCGTGTCGAAACAGGATTTGACCGCCGACGAAGTGGTACAGCACGTGAAAACCGGCAAAACCGTTACCCAGCTCGGCCTGGTATGGCGCGAGCAGATTGCCTTTGTACTCACCCAGGATTTCACGCTCAAACGCATCCAATATCTTGATGTATTGCAGGAAGAAGCCGAAAGCCACGGCGACGATGCCGCCAGCCTGGCCTTTGCCTCGCAAATCCTGATGGCCGAAGCACTCTCCGCCCTGCTGCAGGAATTGGTGTCGCTTCTGGGCGGCTGGCAGGAGTAA
- a CDS encoding tyrosine-type recombinase/integrase, giving the protein MASISKKTNGMWFAQVRHRATDGLPAINRSASFPRKVEAEAWANKIETDWRTMRFGGCPNILFAEVLLRYQKEVSVKKRGYRYEANLLDRILTLPLADVRLPNLSEMHFRQWADQRLKEVKSSSVRREWNVLSNVLTYASTEWRLIPENFMLRLEKPAGAPARTQRISNQAAKQIAYAANYSLMCTPDTATQRVAAAFYFALETAMRAGEICSLSWDNVFLKENYVHLPRTKNGHPRDVPLSQRAKIIIRQMQQVKKNNQVFNLTRSSLDALFRKLKQRSLLQDTIRFHDSRREALTRLAKIYNVMDLAKISGHRDTRILLNTYYSPTAKELAAKMHASN; this is encoded by the coding sequence ATGGCTTCAATCAGTAAAAAAACAAATGGTATGTGGTTTGCCCAAGTACGTCATCGCGCTACTGACGGTCTGCCTGCAATCAATCGTTCAGCCTCCTTCCCACGTAAAGTCGAAGCAGAAGCATGGGCAAACAAAATTGAGACTGATTGGCGTACCATGCGTTTTGGCGGTTGCCCCAATATTCTTTTTGCCGAAGTATTGCTACGTTATCAAAAAGAAGTTTCAGTGAAAAAGCGTGGTTATCGATATGAGGCCAATCTGCTCGATAGAATCTTAACGTTGCCATTGGCAGATGTTCGTTTACCGAATTTATCTGAAATGCATTTCCGGCAGTGGGCAGATCAAAGGCTGAAGGAAGTAAAATCATCTTCAGTACGTAGAGAATGGAATGTACTGTCTAATGTTTTAACGTATGCCAGCACAGAATGGCGGCTTATTCCTGAAAATTTCATGCTGCGCCTGGAGAAACCGGCAGGGGCACCTGCTAGGACACAGCGCATTTCTAATCAAGCTGCTAAACAAATTGCCTATGCTGCCAATTACAGCTTGATGTGTACACCAGATACCGCGACACAACGTGTGGCAGCCGCGTTCTACTTTGCATTGGAAACCGCAATGCGAGCAGGGGAGATTTGCTCTCTCTCCTGGGATAATGTTTTTCTTAAGGAGAACTATGTTCACCTACCGAGAACCAAAAACGGACATCCACGTGATGTGCCACTTAGCCAAAGGGCCAAAATCATTATTAGGCAAATGCAGCAAGTCAAAAAGAATAATCAGGTTTTTAATCTAACCAGATCATCACTGGATGCCCTATTCCGAAAATTGAAACAACGTAGCCTTCTCCAGGATACAATTCGTTTCCATGATTCAAGACGCGAAGCCTTAACACGTTTGGCCAAAATATATAACGTGATGGACTTAGCAAAAATTAGCGGGCATCGTGATACCCGTATTCTGCTGAATACTTATTATTCTCCAACAGCGAAAGAGTTAGCAGCTAAAATGCATGCATCCAATTAA
- a CDS encoding metallophosphoesterase produces the protein MPTARTVQLNYISDIHLEWLFDKRGLLQTDVPDEIYLPLFRCNKQPATQHNLLMIAGDLTEAGKFHYFVPFLESVIADNGFDKVFYVMGNHEYYGDALHKVVGRIQAALDGPDAESAHEHPAQSVRHARQRARADYRRTVLVSGGAWGRICGGTKIE, from the coding sequence ATGCCGACAGCCCGCACCGTCCAACTCAACTACATCTCCGATATCCACCTGGAATGGCTGTTCGACAAACGCGGGCTGCTGCAAACCGATGTACCGGACGAAATCTACCTCCCCCTGTTCCGCTGCAATAAGCAGCCTGCAACGCAACACAATCTGCTGATGATTGCCGGCGATTTGACCGAGGCCGGGAAGTTCCACTATTTCGTGCCGTTCCTGGAAAGCGTGATAGCCGACAACGGCTTTGATAAAGTGTTTTACGTGATGGGCAACCACGAATACTACGGCGATGCCCTGCACAAGGTGGTTGGACGGATTCAGGCGGCTTTGGACGGGCCCGATGCTGAAAGCGCACATGAGCATCCTGCACAATCAGTGCGCCATGCTCGACAACGGGCGCGTGCAGATTATCGGCGCACCGTTTTGGTATCAGGTGGCGCATGGGGACGAATATGCGGTGGCACAAAGATTGAGTGA
- a CDS encoding metallophosphoesterase, producing MKIQLLSDTHGSPYTLHPEADVIAHAGDFGNGLAAMRQFQAACNEAGKPYVFVLGNHDYYHENISDVHLQLRDEPCLRAGKTVQINGRTFVGGTLFSNFRQHQVSAGQFEQNCHLAQVSVADFAYIFDYLPDSQNERRITPEDYVRLYNEEWAWIRRFRGAADTVVLTHFPPNAACTAPQFAESPLNPYFINDVDLTGFAYWFAGHTHTAMMPIFKAAAWSSILWVIPTKSGATVIGTGV from the coding sequence ATGAAAATCCAGCTCCTTTCCGACACCCACGGCAGCCCCTATACCCTTCATCCCGAAGCTGATGTGATTGCCCACGCCGGCGATTTCGGCAACGGCTTGGCCGCCATGCGGCAGTTTCAGGCAGCCTGCAACGAGGCGGGCAAGCCCTATGTTTTTGTATTGGGCAATCATGATTATTATCATGAAAACATAAGCGATGTACACCTGCAATTGCGCGACGAACCTTGTCTGCGCGCGGGCAAAACCGTGCAAATCAACGGCCGGACCTTTGTCGGCGGCACGCTGTTCAGCAATTTCAGGCAGCACCAAGTCAGCGCCGGACAGTTTGAGCAAAACTGCCATCTGGCACAGGTTTCCGTGGCCGATTTCGCCTATATTTTTGATTACCTGCCCGACAGCCAAAACGAGCGGCGCATCACGCCCGAGGACTATGTCCGTCTGTATAACGAAGAATGGGCATGGATACGGCGGTTTCGCGGCGCGGCCGACACCGTCGTCCTGACCCACTTCCCGCCGAATGCAGCCTGCACCGCCCCGCAGTTTGCCGAATCGCCGCTCAATCCCTATTTCATCAACGATGTCGATTTGACCGGCTTTGCCTACTGGTTTGCCGGGCACACGCACACAGCGATGATGCCAATATTCAAGGCTGCCGCGTGGTCATCAATCCTTTGGGTTATCCCAACGAAATCGGGCGCAACGGTTATCGGGACGGGTGTTTGA